Genomic DNA from Nitrospirota bacterium:
GGTATCAGGGGTTTTGTGTTTGGAAGAGGAGCTTTTAAGAAAAAAAGGCGGTAAGCCCTTTTCAGAGTATATAAGGGAAATCCAGGGGCTTAAGGCATGGACCCGAGGATTTTCGGAAAACTCTTATATCCATGTTACCGAGATAGATAGCTACAGGCGGTGTCCAAGAAGATTTTTCATGGACAGAATCCTTAGCCTTAAGCCTTCTGAGATAAAGGACTACGAGCTTGAGGCTATAACAGTAGGAAGCGTAATACACAAGGTGATGGAAAAACTTATACCATGCACAGAGACAGAGATTGGTTCGTTTCGGGAAAGGGCAGGAACGGTTTTGAAGGAGGTCATTTCGGATATGAACTTAGAGCCTTACTGGAGGGCTTTTGTAAAGGAGTCGTTTCTTACATTACTGCCTGAGATATTTGAAATCGAGCAGGCTCTGAGGGCAGATGGATTTTCATTTAAGAGTGCAGAGTTTACCTTAAAAGGACAGCCATTAAAGGGCGTAAGACTTGAAGGGAAAATAGACCGAATAGATGAGAAAAATGTTCTGAACCTTCAGGATGAAAACCTTGTTCAGGTTATAGATTACAAGACAGGCAGGGCAGAGCTAATCGGCAGTCAGATACTGAAGGCAGGGGAAACACTCCAGCTTTTTCTTTATGCAGCACTTCTTAAAGAGAAAAACATAACAACTGAACGGGTGGGCATATATTCCCTCAGGGATGTTCATATTAAATGGATTCCAAGCAGGGTAGACAAGAAGACTGGACGCATCTTGAACGATTACATCTCGTCTTCGCTCAGGTTTCTTAAAGACACTGTAGAAGGTATGAGAAAGGGTGATTTTCCTGCCCTGCCAATACAGCCCGGGATATGCAGGCATTGCCATGAAAGACCATATTGTCCTTATATTCAGGGCTTAGAGGGGTGATATGCAGGAGTTTCTAAATGTTACAAAGAGTCTGATTATCTCATCTCCAGCAGGCTCAGGGAAGACCGAGAAGCTTGCAAGAAGATATATCGGTCTCCTAAAGGCAGGCTCTGATGTGGAGAGGATTCTTGCAATCACATTCACAGAGAAGGCATCTGCTGAAATGAAACAGAGAATCTTAGACATTCTCCAAAGGGATGACCAACTGTTTTTCGAAAGCATAAAGGACAAAATCCCCCTTATGCGTATCTCGACCATTCATTCTTTTTGCCTTAGACTACTTAAAAGGTTTTCCATCGAGCTTGGGCTTGACCCCTCGCTTGGAGTGTTAGATGAGTTTAATGCCTACACCCTCTGGCATCAAGCAGGGTTTGAGTGTCTTGAGACTGAAAAGAACAAGCCTTCTTTATTTTTCGATGCAATGAAAGAGCATGGCTTAAGAGGAAACGAAAGTCTTGGAAGGGTTCTCGATGAGCTCTATAGGATGAGACCCAGACCCGAGCTCATATTAAAGGAAGGATATAATATCTCCACAGAGGACGAAAAAAGGATCCTTGCCCTTTATGCGAAATGCCTCGAAAGGTATGAAATGAAAAAGCGTGAGAGGCATGCCCTTGATTTTAGCGACCTCGAAATTTTCACATACGAGGCTTTATCAGGAAGTGCAGAGTGGCATAACATACTTTATGCCTTCGATGAGCACACAGACCACCTTCTCGTCGATGAGTTTCAGGACACCTCTACGCTTCAGTGGAGGATTATAGATAAGCTTACCGAGGAGTGGCGCTCTGGCATGGGTGCAAAAAAAGATATGGGGAAGACACCAACAATCTTCCTTGTTGGAGACGAGAAACAATCGATATACCACTTCAGGGGTGCAAATGTAAGTGTGTTTGAAGCCGCAAAACAGAAGTTCTCCGAGTGGCTCGGAAAAGACTACTCCTTTGAAGAGATTAAGGACAATTACAGAAGCCTGCCTGAGATTGTGAATTTCGTAAACAGCCTTTTTGAAAGGCTCATGACTCCACAGCTTGAAAAGTGGCGCACAAGATACTGTCCATTTAACGCAATAAGAAACGGCAAAGGCGCGGTGGAGCTTATACTTTTCGAGGATGGTATTAACACAAAGCAAAACCGCATGAAAGAGGCAGGCATACTTGCAAAGGCAATAAAAGGACTTCATGGCAGATACGAGGTCTTTTCAGGAAATACAAAAAGACCTTCCAAATTTCAGGATATGGTAATTCTCCTTAGAAGAAGGACACATCTTTCTATTTTCGAGAATGCCCTGAGAAAAGAAGGTATTCCGTTTATCGTGCAGAAGGGCATAGGGTTTTTTGACGAGCCAGAGACTGCACTTCTAAGGGAGTTTGTGCTTTTTATAATCGACTCTTCTGACGATTACAGCCTGTTTAATCTTCTGAGGTCTCCTTTTTTTGGTATTGACCTCAAGAGCCTTTTTAATGTTATCTCCTCGGAAGAGGGCATCCTCAGGGAAAAACTCCATGAGCATAAGGACTTCAAGAAGGTCTCGGAACTTATAGAGTCATGGATTCAAAGGAGTGCCTTCTTACCGATTTCTATGCTCATAGAGGACATGCTGATTGAGACATCCGGATGGTCTTATTTTCAGGAGAGACAAAGATATGCAAATATCAAAAAGTTTATATCCATGGTCGAGGCATTCGAGGCAGGAGGGCTCTGTCCACTTGAGATAAGGGAAAAACTTATCAGGCAGAGACACGTTTCGGAGGTTCCAAAGGCTAATGTAAACGCAGAGGAGATGGATGCAGTCAAGATAATGACGGTTCATGCCGCAAAAGGACTTCAGTTTCCAATGGTCTTCGTTCCATCCCTCGATGAGCCAAATATGCCAAGGACATCGATGATTGCAATCGACGATGAGCCTGAAGGCATTACATTCAGCTATGAGCCCGAGACAGAAAAGCGGAAACGAAAATTGCTCTTTGAAAAGCAAAAGCAAAAAGAGCTCGAAGAGGAAAAAAGGCTTTTCTATGTTTCGCTGACAAGGGCAATGGACTACCTGTGTATGTCAGGCGCACTCAAAGACAATAAGGGGAAAGAGGCTCCAAGCAGACTTGCCTACATAAAAAGTGCTTTTGGACAATTGGAGCCCCCTCTAAACACATTTCCCTTCGATATCTTAACCGAATCAGATGTGATGAAAAGATACGAAAGCGTATCAGGTATATCCATGGAAGAAGATACGGGATTTATGTCCGAGGCGTCTTATACCTCGGCAGTTCCTTTTGAGCCTGCCTTTCAGTGGCGAACCGTCACAGAGGACATTGACATAAGGGCTAAACACGGAGATGACTGGGTCGTTACAGGAAGAATCCTTCATACGCTCTTTGAGGAGATTTCAAAAGGAATCATCTCTCCGAAGGATATAAAAGAAAGGGCAGGGCTACTCCTTAGGGAAGAGGCAATGGAAAAGCCTGCCGAAGAAAGGGTCATGGAGATTATAATAACCGACATAGAAAAACTTAATAAGAAAGGGCTTTTGGAAGGCATAATCCTGCCAAAGAAAAATTCGTTTTCAGAGCAGGCATTTCATATCCAGATAGGAAAGAATGTTTTTAAGGGAAGGATTGACAGGCTTATATTTCCTTCTGAGAAAGAGGCACTTATCTATGACTATAAGACATTTCCTGTAAGGGATAAAGAGATGCCTGAGCTTATCGAGGAATACAGGTTTCAGATGGAGGTCTATAAAGAGGCAGTGGAGAGGATTTTTAAGGTAAAGGTAAAGGCATATCTTCTTTTTACGCATCTGCCTGAGATTATTCAAATATGCTGATGTATTGCCTCTGCCTCAGTGCTTCCAAGCCAGTTTAGAAATGTCCTATTTGGTTAATTAGGACATTATCATTTTGGCAGGACATCAGGCGTTTCACAAAAGGAAACCTTTATGATAAAATTCTTCTATGAAGAGGGTGCTTTTTGTTTTGCTCATTGCAGGAGTCTTATTTACAGGCTGTAAGGAAAAGCCCAAAAACCCGATAAAGGAATACGGAACAGCACTCATTAATTCCTATGAGAGGGCTAAGGATTCGCACCCATGAAAATTTCGGTCTCTGACCACGCTTCATTCAGTCGGCAGAAGGTAACTTTTAGCAAACTCTGCCGATTAATCGGCATCGAACACGCTAAAATTTTTAACCCTTCAGCCTCCTTCATTACACTGAAATTTTCTAAAGGGGGGATTAAGGGGGATTTAGAAAAAGGTGGAAATGGACATAGTGAAACATTTCAGGTGAAACATTTCATATTGACTGCTTCCATTTTTTACTGATATAGTGCGACATATGAATAAAAAAATCTCAAAAGAAAAAAGGCTAAGGTTCAAGACTGATGCTACGGATGACAACAGAGCTGATTTGAACAATTTGAAAAAGATTGAACGCTCTAACGATGAAAATGAAGATAATTCAAACACTTAGGACAGTGCAATTTGAACATATAAAAAAGGAGATGGAAACGATTTTTGGAAGCAGTAAATCTTTAGGGGGCTGAGGTAAAAAGATAAGGTCTACCTTAGAAAAGGATACCTGCCTTGTGGTAAAATCAATGCTGATTGGATAAAGGAGGTTTTTTAAAAAATTGAGATTCTCAAGGATGTTTATTCCGACATTAAGGGAAACTCCATCTGAGGCAGAGGCAATAAGCCACAAGCTGATGCTTAGGGCTGGGTATATAAGACAGCTTGCCTCTGGGCTTTATATGTTTCTTCCACTTGGCTGGAGGGTTCTAAATAGGATTAATGCCATTATCAAGGAGGAGATGGAGGCAATAGGTGCTCAGGAGATTTCCCTGCCTGTGCTACACCCAGCAGAGATTTGGCAGGCAACAGGCAGGTGGTTTGATATAAAAGACGAGATGTTCAGACTCAAAGACAGGACTGATAGGGATATGTGTCTTGGCATGACTCATGAGGAGGTTATGACATGGCTTGCAGGAAAAGAGCTACGCTCTTACAGGCAGTTGCCTCAGATATGGTATCAGATACAGACAAAGTTAAGAGACGAGGCAAGACCAAAAAGCGGTGTGCTGAGAACAAGGGAATTTATAATGAAGGACAGCTATAGTTTCGATAAAGACGATGTGGGTCTTGAAAAAAGCTATCAAGTTCACGAGAAGGCATACAGGAGGATTTTCGATAGATGCGGGCTAACATTCTATCAGGTTGAATCAGACCCCGGAATGATGGGCGGAGGCAGCGCTCACGAGTTTATGGCACCAAGCAAAGCAGGCGAAGACGAAATTGCAATCTGTGTCTCCTGTGGGTATTCTGCAAATATAGAGATTGCACGCTCCTTACCTTCTAAGGTAAAGAAAGAGGACTGGCTTTACGAGGAGGTTCACACACCGGATAGACGAACTGTCGATGAGGTCTCTGAGTTTTTAGGCATCGGTAGGCAATATTTTATTAAAAGCCTTCTTTTAATGGCAGTCGAGGGTCCTATCCTTGCACTTATAAGAGGAGACGAGGAGCTGAACGAGAGAAAAATGCAGAGGCTGATTGGCCATTTTAGAACAGCACTTAAGGATGAGATTAAAGACACCCTCGGTGTCGAGGTAGGCTTTATAGGACCTATGGGGCATAAGCTCAGAATTATTGCCGATGATTCTCTTAAGGAAGGGGTTTATATCTCAGGCGCAAATAGATTGGATTTTCATGCAAAGGGCATAGTGCCTGGTGTGCATTTCTCTCCTGAGTGGCATGATATTCATGTGGCAAGACCTGATGAAGGATGTCCTAAGTGTGGCATGCCATTAAGAGTAGATCGCTGTATAGAAGTTGGCAATATATTTAAGTTAGGCACAAAATACTCCGTCTCTCTCAAGGCATTCTTCTTAGATGAAGACGGAATGGAAAGACCTCTCGTAATGGGCAGTTATGGCATAGGACCGGCAAGGATTGCGGCATCTGCTATAGAGCAAAATCATGACAGTGATGGAATCATATGGCATCCTTCCATATCGCCCTTTGATGTAGAGCTTATACCCCTGAACATGAAAGACAAAGACATAACGAAAACAGCGGAGACACTTTATAACAGTCTCGTCAAAGAGGGCATAGAGGTACTTTTGGACGATAGGGATGAGAGGGCAGGAGTAAAGTTCAAGGATGCAGACCTCATAGGCATTGCAAAGCATATCGTTATTGGCGAGAGAAACCTTAAGCAAGGGCTTGTAGAGATAAAAGACAGAAAGACAAAGGACTCTATAAAGGTCAAGCCTGAGGATGTAGTAAGGACGCTTAAGTCTTGAAGTCTGTAGATTATATAGTTCGGGCAGAATATCTTTTGCCAATGGATGAAAACCCCAGCCTCATTAAAGACGGCGGAGTGGTTGTTTCAGGCAGTAAGATAGTTGAAGTGGGCAGTTTCAAGGAGCTTTCAAAGAATTATAAGCCTAAGAAAATCATTGGCGGCAAAGGAAAGGCAGTTCTTCCTGGGCTCATAAACACCCACACCCATGCGGCAATGGTCCTTATGAGAGGCATGGCAGATGACATCTCTCTTAAGGAGTGGCTTGAGCGTCACATATGGCCCTCAGAGCAAAAGTGGCTTAGCCCTTCGTTTATCTCCGATGCAGTTTCTCTTGCCTGCCTTGAGATGCTTAAGGCAGGGATTACGACCTATAACGATATGTACTTCTACGAGCATGTCTCAGCCAATACTGCAAAAAAAATGGGTATGAGGGCTGTCTTAGGCTCAGGGATTTTGGATTTTCCGACAAAGACAGCAGGCTCTGTAGAGGAATATCTCAAGAATGCAGAGGAGTTCATAAAGGCATGGAAAGATGATGAGCTTATCACCCCATGCGTTGCACCCCATGCAGTCTATACCTGCAATTTAGAGACACTTAAAAAGGCATTCT
This window encodes:
- a CDS encoding UvrD-helicase domain-containing protein, producing MQEFLNVTKSLIISSPAGSGKTEKLARRYIGLLKAGSDVERILAITFTEKASAEMKQRILDILQRDDQLFFESIKDKIPLMRISTIHSFCLRLLKRFSIELGLDPSLGVLDEFNAYTLWHQAGFECLETEKNKPSLFFDAMKEHGLRGNESLGRVLDELYRMRPRPELILKEGYNISTEDEKRILALYAKCLERYEMKKRERHALDFSDLEIFTYEALSGSAEWHNILYAFDEHTDHLLVDEFQDTSTLQWRIIDKLTEEWRSGMGAKKDMGKTPTIFLVGDEKQSIYHFRGANVSVFEAAKQKFSEWLGKDYSFEEIKDNYRSLPEIVNFVNSLFERLMTPQLEKWRTRYCPFNAIRNGKGAVELILFEDGINTKQNRMKEAGILAKAIKGLHGRYEVFSGNTKRPSKFQDMVILLRRRTHLSIFENALRKEGIPFIVQKGIGFFDEPETALLREFVLFIIDSSDDYSLFNLLRSPFFGIDLKSLFNVISSEEGILREKLHEHKDFKKVSELIESWIQRSAFLPISMLIEDMLIETSGWSYFQERQRYANIKKFISMVEAFEAGGLCPLEIREKLIRQRHVSEVPKANVNAEEMDAVKIMTVHAAKGLQFPMVFVPSLDEPNMPRTSMIAIDDEPEGITFSYEPETEKRKRKLLFEKQKQKELEEEKRLFYVSLTRAMDYLCMSGALKDNKGKEAPSRLAYIKSAFGQLEPPLNTFPFDILTESDVMKRYESVSGISMEEDTGFMSEASYTSAVPFEPAFQWRTVTEDIDIRAKHGDDWVVTGRILHTLFEEISKGIISPKDIKERAGLLLREEAMEKPAEERVMEIIITDIEKLNKKGLLEGIILPKKNSFSEQAFHIQIGKNVFKGRIDRLIFPSEKEALIYDYKTFPVRDKEMPELIEEYRFQMEVYKEAVERIFKVKVKAYLLFTHLPEIIQIC
- a CDS encoding proline--tRNA ligase, producing the protein MRFSRMFIPTLRETPSEAEAISHKLMLRAGYIRQLASGLYMFLPLGWRVLNRINAIIKEEMEAIGAQEISLPVLHPAEIWQATGRWFDIKDEMFRLKDRTDRDMCLGMTHEEVMTWLAGKELRSYRQLPQIWYQIQTKLRDEARPKSGVLRTREFIMKDSYSFDKDDVGLEKSYQVHEKAYRRIFDRCGLTFYQVESDPGMMGGGSAHEFMAPSKAGEDEIAICVSCGYSANIEIARSLPSKVKKEDWLYEEVHTPDRRTVDEVSEFLGIGRQYFIKSLLLMAVEGPILALIRGDEELNERKMQRLIGHFRTALKDEIKDTLGVEVGFIGPMGHKLRIIADDSLKEGVYISGANRLDFHAKGIVPGVHFSPEWHDIHVARPDEGCPKCGMPLRVDRCIEVGNIFKLGTKYSVSLKAFFLDEDGMERPLVMGSYGIGPARIAASAIEQNHDSDGIIWHPSISPFDVELIPLNMKDKDITKTAETLYNSLVKEGIEVLLDDRDERAGVKFKDADLIGIAKHIVIGERNLKQGLVEIKDRKTKDSIKVKPEDVVRTLKS